One genomic region from Leptospira tipperaryensis encodes:
- a CDS encoding ribose-phosphate diphosphokinase — protein sequence MKGDIAVFAGSSNKQIAEEICAHLKIQPGKINLKKFSDGEISVKIEDNVRGREVFVVQSTSAPANDHLMELILIMDALRRASVSSISVVIPYYGYGRQDRKVEPRVPISARVVADLLEVVGPNRILTMDLHADQIQGFFKVPVDNLHFAPVLAEYINTKKIEDLVIVSPDSGGAERARAFGKKVNGSLAIIDKRRPKANESEVMNVIGEIEGKNCILLDDMIDTAGTICKAAEALLKHGAKSVYCAATHGVLSGEAVNRINATNFTEVVLANTIAIPESKKINKLKSLSVAPLLANAIQRIHTNQSVSTLFD from the coding sequence ATGAAAGGGGATATCGCCGTATTTGCGGGTAGTTCTAATAAACAAATCGCCGAAGAAATCTGCGCACATCTAAAGATTCAACCCGGCAAGATCAATCTTAAGAAATTCTCCGATGGGGAAATTTCCGTAAAGATCGAAGACAACGTTCGAGGAAGAGAAGTTTTCGTCGTTCAATCCACTTCGGCGCCGGCTAACGATCATTTGATGGAATTGATTCTTATCATGGATGCTCTTCGCAGAGCTTCCGTTTCGAGTATCAGCGTAGTGATTCCATATTACGGATACGGACGCCAAGATAGAAAGGTGGAACCTCGAGTTCCGATTTCTGCGAGAGTTGTCGCTGATCTTTTGGAAGTAGTAGGGCCGAACCGAATTCTTACCATGGATCTTCACGCGGATCAGATTCAGGGATTTTTTAAAGTTCCCGTGGACAATCTTCACTTTGCTCCCGTTTTGGCGGAGTATATCAATACAAAGAAGATCGAAGACTTAGTCATCGTATCTCCGGACTCGGGCGGCGCGGAACGTGCTCGCGCTTTCGGTAAAAAAGTAAACGGTTCCCTCGCGATCATCGACAAGAGAAGACCAAAAGCAAACGAATCCGAAGTGATGAACGTAATCGGCGAGATCGAAGGTAAGAATTGTATTCTTCTCGACGACATGATCGATACCGCAGGAACGATCTGTAAAGCGGCGGAAGCCCTTCTTAAACACGGAGCGAAGTCGGTTTATTGTGCCGCCACTCACGGAGTTCTTTCCGGAGAAGCGGTGAATCGAATCAACGCAACGAACTTCACCGAAGTAGTTCTCGCAAACACGATCGCGATTCCAGAGTCCAAAAAGATCAACAAATTGAAATCATTGTCCGTAGCTCCTTTGCTCGCTAACGCGATTCAAAGGATTCACACAAATCAATCAGTCAGCACTTTATTCGATTAA
- a CDS encoding LIC10421/LIC12816 family protein, whose translation MTKNKLISVVSLLGLLATSSAFAVSDEVEDQLLEKAIVESAVTKEQKTAVGNYLKAVAQQKATRAEELRELARRSTGGKFLASSAQSQKYLKQAQALEREAQRYQSVLGSL comes from the coding sequence ATGACAAAAAACAAACTGATTTCTGTGGTTTCCCTTCTTGGCCTTTTGGCAACCAGTTCTGCATTTGCAGTATCCGATGAAGTTGAAGATCAACTCTTGGAGAAAGCGATCGTTGAAAGTGCAGTTACAAAAGAACAAAAAACTGCGGTAGGAAACTATCTGAAAGCCGTTGCTCAACAAAAAGCGACCAGAGCCGAAGAACTTCGTGAACTCGCAAGAAGATCTACCGGTGGAAAATTTCTCGCAAGCAGCGCTCAGTCTCAAAAATATTTAAAACAAGCACAAGCACTGGAAAGAGAAGCTCAAAGATATCAATCCGTTCTTGGAAGTCTTTAA
- a CDS encoding acyl-CoA thioesterase produces MEETFRFESKIPVRFSDTDVNGHVNNQNYNSYCDEAKMKAFISSGVDLQSMKETGIGPIVYKAEYEYLSDLKYPDTVIVRTRVEFIKRTRAIFHQQLERESDGKIVSKVRSYGMWINFETKKPAFLPAEVLEKMGEFKFNLENKEAALVG; encoded by the coding sequence ATGGAAGAAACATTTCGTTTTGAATCCAAGATTCCCGTTCGATTCAGCGATACGGATGTAAACGGACACGTAAACAATCAGAATTACAATTCCTACTGCGACGAAGCAAAGATGAAGGCCTTTATCAGCTCCGGCGTGGATTTGCAAAGTATGAAAGAAACCGGAATCGGACCAATCGTCTACAAGGCCGAATACGAATATCTTTCCGATCTAAAATATCCGGATACGGTAATCGTTAGAACCAGAGTTGAGTTTATCAAAAGGACACGCGCGATCTTTCATCAACAATTGGAAAGAGAATCCGACGGAAAAATCGTGAGTAAGGTTCGCTCCTATGGAATGTGGATCAACTTCGAAACCAAAAAACCGGCATTCTTACCCGCGGAAGTTTTAGAAAAGATGGGAGAATTCAAATTCAACTTGGAGAATAAGGAAGCGGCTTTAGTCGGATGA
- a CDS encoding thiolase family protein: protein MTVIIDGTRTPFGKFGGGLKDFSSSELGVITAKETIRKTGIDPKEIEEAIYGNVIQDDQDSAYLARHIALRSGLAESSSALTLNRLCGSGLESIIAGARKILSKENQLILAGGTESMSNAPFVLKNARWGNKYGNSITEDRLAQSLTDCFVDLTMGMTAENISKHFQISRADQDDWAGISQVRAERATIQGAFSDEMIPIQTKGKKSVLLQKDEQIRGAECVDQLKNLPTAFLKDGSVTAGNASGINDGAASVLLSSENWAKNAKLKPLAHILGYANVGCDPKMMGLGPVFAIPKALSHAGIKIEDVDLFEINEAYASQTLAVIRELKLDPEKTNVNGGAIAIGHPLGASGARVTLSLAYELKRKNKKIGVASLCIGGGQGIAIVLENSEFRN, encoded by the coding sequence ATGACGGTAATCATCGACGGAACGAGAACTCCGTTTGGAAAATTCGGCGGAGGACTCAAAGATTTTAGTTCTTCCGAATTGGGAGTAATCACGGCAAAAGAAACGATCCGCAAAACCGGAATCGATCCAAAAGAGATCGAAGAAGCGATTTACGGAAATGTAATACAGGATGATCAGGATTCCGCGTATCTCGCAAGACATATCGCGCTTCGATCCGGCCTGGCTGAAAGTTCGAGCGCCTTGACTCTCAATCGGCTCTGCGGTTCCGGACTGGAAAGTATTATCGCAGGTGCGAGAAAGATTCTTTCCAAAGAGAACCAACTGATTCTCGCGGGAGGAACTGAATCCATGAGCAACGCGCCTTTCGTTTTAAAAAACGCAAGATGGGGAAACAAATACGGAAATTCGATCACCGAGGATCGGCTCGCGCAAAGTCTTACCGATTGTTTCGTCGATCTTACGATGGGAATGACGGCTGAAAATATTTCGAAACACTTTCAAATTTCCAGAGCCGATCAAGACGACTGGGCCGGGATTTCTCAAGTCCGCGCGGAAAGAGCGACGATTCAAGGCGCCTTCTCCGATGAAATGATTCCGATTCAGACCAAGGGTAAAAAATCTGTTCTTCTTCAAAAGGACGAACAGATCCGAGGAGCGGAATGTGTGGATCAGTTGAAGAACCTTCCTACCGCGTTCTTAAAAGACGGAAGTGTTACTGCGGGAAATGCATCGGGCATCAACGACGGCGCCGCATCGGTTCTTCTTTCCTCCGAGAACTGGGCGAAGAATGCGAAGCTGAAACCTTTGGCACATATTCTCGGTTATGCGAACGTCGGCTGCGATCCGAAGATGATGGGACTCGGTCCGGTCTTTGCGATTCCAAAGGCCCTTTCCCATGCGGGAATCAAGATCGAAGACGTGGATCTTTTTGAAATCAACGAAGCTTACGCTTCTCAAACGTTAGCCGTAATCCGAGAACTAAAATTGGATCCCGAGAAGACAAACGTAAACGGCGGCGCGATTGCGATCGGACATCCTCTCGGAGCAAGCGGAGCGAGAGTCACCCTATCCCTTGCTTACGAACTCAAAAGAAAAAACAAAAAAATCGGAGTCGCTTCTCTTTGTATCGGCGGTGGACAAGGAATCGCAATCGTTTTAGAAAATTCTGAGTTTAGAAATTAG
- a CDS encoding DUF1564 domain-containing protein, producing the protein MESIFLSSDEKIQSRLAERREKVVTLLIPEIYLNGLSQRRLPKKLPYLLRRYSKFMASRSRLNSKADSILYQNPGKMRKMNFRMNTGYWSMLGALAQTHGVSRCFLFNFLLSLEDAEVGDSLVEVLNAGVPTFHDVYRYIWQLDLIQNRISRSLEFDPNPISPFFDMSFPWARPFLIS; encoded by the coding sequence ATGGAATCAATATTTTTAAGTTCTGATGAAAAGATACAGTCACGGCTCGCTGAAAGAAGAGAGAAAGTAGTCACTCTTTTGATTCCCGAAATCTATTTGAATGGTTTGTCCCAGCGGAGGCTTCCCAAAAAACTTCCTTATCTCTTGAGGAGATATTCCAAATTCATGGCTTCACGAAGTCGTCTGAATTCGAAGGCGGATTCTATTCTTTATCAAAATCCTGGGAAAATGAGAAAAATGAATTTTAGGATGAATACTGGTTATTGGTCGATGTTGGGTGCCTTGGCTCAAACTCACGGAGTCTCTCGGTGTTTTCTTTTTAATTTTCTCTTGTCCTTGGAAGATGCTGAAGTGGGGGATTCTCTCGTGGAAGTTTTAAATGCAGGAGTTCCTACCTTTCATGACGTTTACAGATATATCTGGCAACTAGATCTAATACAAAACAGAATCAGTAGGTCCTTAGAATTCGATCCAAATCCAATAAGTCCCTTTTTCGACATGAGTTTTCCTTGGGCACGGCCTTTTTTGATCTCTTAG
- a CDS encoding VOC family protein produces the protein MKYLHTMIRVQDLEKALDFFCMTLELVVTRKKEHPEGKYTLVFLSTGEPDAPEIELTYNWGQKDPYTCGRNFGHLAFEVENIYETCERISARGITINRPPRDGRMAFIRSPDLISVELLQKGHALPPEEPWLSMPNTGEW, from the coding sequence ATGAAATACCTTCACACAATGATTCGAGTTCAAGACTTAGAGAAGGCTCTCGATTTTTTTTGCATGACCCTCGAACTCGTCGTCACACGTAAGAAAGAACATCCGGAAGGAAAATACACTCTCGTATTCTTATCCACGGGTGAACCCGACGCGCCGGAAATCGAACTGACATACAACTGGGGACAAAAAGATCCTTATACATGCGGAAGAAACTTCGGACATCTCGCTTTCGAAGTCGAAAACATCTACGAGACTTGTGAGAGAATCTCCGCAAGAGGAATTACGATCAACCGCCCTCCTCGAGACGGAAGAATGGCCTTTATCCGTTCCCCGGATCTGATCTCGGTAGAACTTCTTCAAAAAGGACACGCGCTTCCGCCGGAAGAACCCTGGCTTTCCATGCCCAATACGGGAGAATGGTAA
- a CDS encoding MarR family winged helix-turn-helix transcriptional regulator codes for MKFSNEDLKVIGLSCLNLNLRRTTRLITTFYDFILKPSGLRITQFTVLTSIAYEKEPSITDLARITDIDRTTLQRSLEILNRDGLIRIEKKDTGNVRSIFLTKKGESKLTEGIELWKQAQDSLRNDLGKTKFKDTLKILSEVRKLPVLKTALEE; via the coding sequence GTGAAGTTTTCAAACGAGGATTTAAAAGTCATCGGCCTTTCTTGTCTGAATCTCAATCTGAGAAGAACGACTCGATTGATCACGACGTTTTACGATTTCATTCTGAAACCTTCCGGGTTAAGAATCACTCAATTCACCGTATTGACAAGCATCGCTTACGAAAAAGAACCGAGTATCACCGATCTCGCGAGAATCACCGACATCGATAGAACTACCCTTCAGAGAAGTTTAGAAATCCTCAATCGTGACGGATTGATTCGAATCGAAAAAAAAGATACGGGAAACGTGCGTTCCATCTTCCTCACAAAAAAAGGAGAATCCAAACTTACGGAAGGAATCGAACTCTGGAAACAAGCCCAAGATTCCCTCAGGAACGACCTCGGAAAAACGAAATTCAAAGACACGCTAAAAATTCTTTCGGAGGTAAGAAAACTCCCGGTATTAAAAACGGCTTTGGAAGAATGA
- a CDS encoding sugar phosphate nucleotidyltransferase, giving the protein MKPTQDKVAVVLAAGKGTRMKTDQPKVAVELNGKPLLLHVLDHLRASGVEQIVVVVGYKKELVQNLCAGIPGISFAEQTEQLGTAHALLCAEPQLNDFHGSVIVACGDVPMITAETFSNIVKEHKENEFSATILSAVVEKPTGYGRIIRNSSGDVTAIVEEKDSSSEEKLINEINTGTYVFDGEGLFDSLRQIGNSNAQGEYYLPDLVKLYRNSGKKLGAMKLKNHLESHGVNSPEDLQMLSAMIKGEAVHP; this is encoded by the coding sequence ATGAAACCTACTCAGGATAAGGTCGCTGTGGTATTAGCCGCAGGGAAGGGCACCCGCATGAAGACGGATCAGCCTAAGGTAGCGGTAGAGCTGAATGGCAAACCGCTACTCCTTCACGTACTCGACCACCTGAGAGCCTCCGGCGTAGAACAGATCGTCGTCGTTGTAGGCTATAAAAAAGAATTGGTTCAAAATCTTTGTGCCGGAATTCCCGGTATCTCTTTTGCGGAACAGACCGAACAACTCGGAACCGCTCACGCACTTCTCTGCGCCGAACCTCAGCTTAACGATTTTCACGGTTCCGTGATTGTTGCTTGCGGCGATGTTCCTATGATCACCGCAGAAACGTTTTCTAATATTGTAAAAGAACACAAAGAAAACGAATTCTCCGCAACGATTCTTTCAGCGGTTGTTGAAAAGCCGACGGGTTACGGAAGAATCATCCGTAATTCTTCCGGAGATGTTACGGCTATCGTGGAAGAAAAAGATTCTTCTTCCGAAGAAAAACTCATCAACGAAATCAATACGGGAACTTATGTTTTTGACGGAGAAGGTCTTTTTGATTCTCTCAGACAGATCGGGAACTCCAATGCTCAAGGAGAATACTATCTCCCTGACCTCGTGAAATTATACAGAAATTCAGGAAAGAAACTCGGTGCGATGAAATTAAAGAATCATCTTGAAAGTCATGGAGTGAATTCTCCCGAAGACCTGCAGATGCTTTCCGCTATGATCAAAGGGGAGGCCGTTCATCCATGA
- a CDS encoding helix-turn-helix transcriptional regulator: protein MNPSTVRLNFKLNLIRHLRDGKRMTLEELSSVTGVTNQKDLKEQLGELFFLGATPHVADLIQVDYDSETDTFGLILPFRFDSSLRLSIREWLTLRNILEETSESNVDPHTSTIAKKILQKIISILPITGQDALTSYKNTIQEAIRNGKSLILEYQSRSDEKSLQRKVDPWFLFHSLEDYLLGYCHERKSPRNFRLDHILSLKVGNDPISQPAGQTKSKYIQEFEMFRKNQENSSGIAEIWHTKEVFYNLDRKLGLERTGETKTLENVVYHLSKAKIREESWFLETILPFGKNVILKSPSSLVKRAIGEIELMLR, encoded by the coding sequence ATGAATCCAAGCACGGTTCGTCTTAATTTTAAACTCAATCTCATTCGCCATCTTCGAGACGGAAAACGAATGACCCTGGAAGAACTTTCCAGCGTCACCGGAGTGACCAATCAAAAGGATCTCAAAGAACAACTCGGCGAATTATTTTTTCTCGGCGCGACCCCTCACGTAGCGGATTTGATTCAAGTGGATTATGATTCTGAAACGGATACGTTCGGATTGATTCTACCCTTTCGATTCGATTCCAGCCTAAGACTCAGCATTCGAGAATGGCTTACACTTCGCAATATTTTAGAAGAAACATCCGAATCAAACGTCGATCCACATACAAGTACGATAGCCAAAAAGATTCTTCAGAAAATTATTTCCATTCTTCCAATCACAGGACAGGATGCGTTGACTTCTTATAAGAATACGATTCAAGAAGCGATTCGAAACGGAAAATCTCTAATCTTAGAATATCAATCTCGAAGCGACGAAAAATCTTTGCAGAGAAAAGTCGATCCTTGGTTCCTCTTTCATTCTTTGGAAGATTACCTCTTGGGATATTGTCATGAAAGAAAGTCCCCTCGCAATTTTCGATTGGATCATATTCTTTCTTTAAAAGTCGGAAACGATCCGATCTCCCAGCCGGCCGGACAAACAAAGTCAAAATATATTCAAGAGTTTGAAATGTTTCGTAAGAATCAGGAGAATTCTTCCGGAATCGCAGAGATCTGGCATACAAAGGAAGTCTTTTATAATCTCGATCGTAAGCTCGGTCTCGAAAGAACGGGGGAAACTAAAACTCTCGAGAATGTCGTTTATCATTTATCCAAAGCAAAAATCCGGGAAGAATCCTGGTTTTTAGAAACGATTCTTCCGTTTGGAAAAAACGTGATTCTCAAAAGCCCTTCTTCTCTTGTAAAAAGAGCGATCGGTGAGATCGAGTTGATGCTACGTTAG
- a CDS encoding DegT/DnrJ/EryC1/StrS family aminotransferase: protein MSSIETEILEKNPKKKTEIEFHKPTLSREDLKTVLECLVEDHLTTGNVTTRFEKVFASTFRFKQVVSSSNLTSAYHLALLALDVQAGDKVVISTFAPVSALDAIFLLKAIPLVVDLDKNSFHMSADGLKTALEDSSVKVILLDHAFGAVADAKRYDFKGIPVIEDISEVLGAQSETFTPGKQGSLAVCGLSVDQMITTGNGAMIITDQEPLAKKMRAMKAGKEPYQRKEGQPKLDYNLIDYQAALGIEQLSKIGIILERKRKIAQVYLQSISGTSVTTWYGDPNLDTFNRFIIIAPGAYEQVERYFRSLQIGTQKASEEPIHHILELSNSDFPNGERLFQRGHCIPVYPNLTKDNIQRISQAIRRIY, encoded by the coding sequence ATGAGTAGCATCGAAACTGAAATTCTAGAAAAGAATCCCAAAAAAAAGACGGAAATTGAATTTCACAAACCCACTCTTTCTAGAGAGGACCTGAAAACGGTCTTAGAATGTCTCGTGGAAGATCATCTGACCACGGGAAATGTAACTACAAGATTCGAAAAGGTCTTCGCTTCCACCTTTCGTTTTAAACAAGTCGTCTCCAGCAGCAATCTTACCTCAGCATATCATCTGGCTCTTCTCGCATTGGACGTGCAAGCCGGAGACAAGGTTGTAATCTCCACCTTTGCGCCCGTTTCCGCGCTCGATGCCATCTTTCTTCTCAAAGCGATTCCTCTCGTCGTCGACTTAGATAAGAATTCTTTTCACATGAGCGCAGACGGTTTGAAAACGGCGCTCGAAGATTCTTCCGTAAAAGTAATCCTCCTGGATCACGCTTTCGGCGCGGTGGCCGACGCAAAGAGATATGACTTCAAAGGAATTCCTGTCATAGAAGATATCTCGGAAGTTTTAGGAGCTCAGAGCGAAACCTTTACTCCTGGAAAACAAGGAAGCCTCGCCGTTTGCGGTCTTTCCGTTGACCAGATGATTACGACCGGAAACGGGGCGATGATCATCACGGACCAAGAACCTCTCGCAAAGAAAATGCGTGCGATGAAAGCAGGAAAGGAACCTTACCAAAGAAAGGAAGGACAACCTAAATTAGATTATAACTTGATCGACTATCAAGCCGCGCTTGGAATCGAACAACTTTCCAAAATCGGAATCATTTTAGAAAGAAAAAGAAAGATCGCCCAGGTCTATCTTCAATCCATCTCCGGAACTTCGGTAACTACTTGGTACGGAGATCCGAATCTGGATACGTTCAATCGTTTTATCATCATCGCACCCGGCGCTTACGAACAAGTGGAGCGCTACTTTCGTTCTCTTCAAATCGGAACTCAAAAAGCATCGGAAGAACCGATTCATCATATCCTTGAACTTTCCAATTCGGATTTTCCGAACGGAGAAAGACTTTTCCAAAGAGGACATTGTATTCCGGTTTATCCGAACCTTACAAAAGACAATATCCAAAGAATTTCTCAAGCGATCCGCAGAATCTACTGA
- a CDS encoding 50S ribosomal protein L25/general stress protein Ctc produces MSQNTIHKIAVKKRTETGKNENNRLRASGLVPINIIGAGIATSGSVNEKELEKMVHSGIRQSTLIELDVEGQGSQKVYVKEIQRFPEIDRIRHVDFYKVVPGQKIVTKIGIETTGIAKGSKTGGQFEHIIHELRVKTIPEDLLENLTIDVTDLDVGDAIKISQLKVPASWEILINGDPIVTSVNKTKALLAAERAEAQGAKDDAKGKKGKK; encoded by the coding sequence ATGAGCCAGAACACTATTCACAAGATCGCAGTTAAAAAAAGAACAGAAACCGGTAAGAACGAAAACAATCGTCTTCGTGCTTCGGGATTAGTTCCAATCAATATTATCGGCGCAGGCATTGCAACTTCGGGTTCAGTGAACGAGAAAGAACTTGAAAAGATGGTTCACTCCGGAATCCGTCAGTCTACTCTCATCGAGTTGGACGTGGAAGGTCAAGGATCTCAAAAAGTTTATGTAAAAGAAATCCAAAGATTTCCTGAGATCGACAGAATCCGTCACGTAGACTTTTACAAAGTTGTTCCTGGTCAAAAGATCGTTACTAAGATCGGTATTGAAACTACCGGTATTGCTAAAGGTTCTAAAACCGGCGGACAGTTCGAACACATCATTCACGAACTTCGCGTTAAAACGATTCCTGAAGATCTATTAGAAAATCTTACTATTGATGTAACAGATCTCGATGTAGGCGACGCAATCAAGATCAGCCAACTCAAAGTTCCTGCAAGCTGGGAAATTTTGATCAACGGAGATCCGATCGTTACTTCCGTAAATAAAACCAAAGCTCTTCTCGCTGCAGAAAGAGCGGAAGCCCAAGGCGCCAAAGACGACGCTAAAGGCAAGAAAGGTAAGAAGTAA
- a CDS encoding 4-(cytidine 5'-diphospho)-2-C-methyl-D-erythritol kinase — MLSPAKINLGLEIPYKRLDGFHEIRSVFLRISWGDDIEIEPANNGVFELTSQNEIILEKRKLYDQVSELGDYKKNILYKTFQKARSLFPELPGVKIHLTKRISPAGGLGGGSTNAASLLSFLFSWRSFFTTDEMKNLAAEIGSDVPFFLGEGNAYVTGRGENSQEIEVHSGQGILALTPQVMNTAEMYSLLKKPLQEGPSQKNGNTLSENLISVLKNGDWNALQGRLLNDFEPVAFQLHPELGVLKDRFLEFGSSYCSLTGSGSSMYGLVQGLEIQEELLHRLRQEFPNLTFVRFNF; from the coding sequence TTGCTTTCTCCTGCTAAGATCAATCTCGGTTTAGAAATTCCTTACAAGCGTCTCGATGGATTTCACGAGATTCGAAGTGTCTTTTTAAGAATCTCTTGGGGGGACGATATCGAAATCGAACCCGCAAACAACGGAGTTTTCGAACTCACCTCACAAAACGAAATTATATTAGAAAAACGTAAACTATACGATCAAGTCTCGGAGCTCGGGGATTACAAAAAAAATATCCTCTACAAGACGTTTCAAAAAGCGCGATCTCTTTTTCCCGAACTTCCCGGAGTAAAAATTCATCTTACAAAACGAATTTCTCCTGCGGGTGGCTTGGGCGGCGGAAGTACGAACGCCGCTTCTCTTCTCTCATTTCTCTTTTCTTGGCGTTCTTTTTTTACAACTGATGAAATGAAAAATCTCGCCGCCGAAATCGGATCCGACGTTCCCTTCTTTTTAGGAGAAGGAAACGCCTACGTTACGGGAAGAGGTGAGAATTCTCAAGAAATTGAAGTCCATTCAGGACAAGGAATTCTCGCATTGACTCCGCAGGTGATGAATACGGCGGAAATGTACTCCTTACTGAAAAAACCTTTACAAGAGGGGCCCTCTCAGAAAAATGGGAATACGCTGTCGGAAAATCTAATTTCTGTTCTAAAAAACGGAGATTGGAATGCCCTACAGGGTAGGCTCTTGAATGATTTTGAGCCGGTTGCCTTCCAACTTCATCCGGAATTGGGAGTTCTTAAGGACAGATTCCTGGAGTTTGGATCCAGTTATTGTTCTCTAACCGGTTCGGGTTCGAGTATGTACGGGCTGGTCCAGGGCCTTGAGATTCAGGAAGAACTGTTGCACAGGCTGAGGCAGGAATTCCCAAATCTCACTTTCGTACGATTCAATTTTTAG
- a CDS encoding helix-turn-helix transcriptional regulator, producing the protein MSQNENWNDEEEDFPIPVKEAGKTESRLSALLFNLLNHHSPMSFTKIRSLLPDHYQNLENPDSDRKKLSRDVEELGELGFFVRSTQEGYVLDRNVSNRELKLEKDELQVLAEMILRFYQESPSLELYSLSQKLFEGKLDVYPELEMDLKTQKTLSQNESSSAEEILKKLLESLKTKSPIQFLYYKTFPEETYRVEVDPIRLIRKNSEDYYLLAYDRKKKERRRFIIPKISKLESIAENSLYQPQGLKKEISQDWVLHSALFQVHAPIEVELICDPEFSYKIRNAISEIPYEEFTRGSFRLKITNQEGLFPFLIEARDTIQKILPETLAQAFRKNVEQMSFNYQSFSENV; encoded by the coding sequence ATGTCTCAAAATGAAAACTGGAACGACGAGGAAGAGGATTTTCCGATTCCCGTTAAGGAAGCCGGAAAGACGGAATCCAGGCTTTCCGCGCTCTTATTCAATCTTCTCAATCATCATTCTCCCATGAGTTTTACAAAAATCCGTTCCTTACTTCCGGATCATTATCAGAATTTGGAGAATCCGGATTCCGATCGGAAAAAACTTTCCAGAGACGTGGAGGAATTGGGAGAACTTGGTTTTTTTGTTCGTTCCACTCAGGAAGGTTACGTCTTAGATCGAAACGTTTCCAATCGAGAATTAAAACTGGAAAAGGATGAATTACAGGTTCTCGCGGAAATGATTCTAAGATTCTATCAAGAATCTCCGTCTCTCGAACTCTATTCCCTTTCTCAAAAGCTCTTTGAAGGAAAGTTGGACGTTTATCCCGAGTTGGAGATGGATTTAAAAACGCAGAAAACTCTCAGCCAAAATGAGAGTAGCTCGGCGGAAGAAATTCTAAAGAAGCTCCTCGAATCTTTGAAAACAAAATCCCCGATCCAGTTTTTGTATTATAAAACGTTTCCGGAAGAAACATATCGAGTGGAAGTCGATCCGATCCGATTGATTCGAAAGAATTCGGAAGACTACTATCTTCTGGCTTACGATCGAAAGAAAAAAGAAAGAAGAAGATTTATCATTCCTAAAATTTCAAAATTAGAATCGATCGCGGAAAATTCTCTCTATCAACCGCAAGGGCTCAAAAAAGAAATTTCACAGGATTGGGTTCTGCATTCCGCGCTTTTTCAAGTTCACGCTCCAATCGAAGTGGAATTGATCTGCGACCCCGAGTTTTCCTATAAGATAAGAAATGCAATATCAGAAATTCCTTATGAAGAATTTACAAGAGGTTCTTTTCGATTGAAAATAACGAATCAGGAAGGATTGTTTCCGTTTTTAATCGAAGCAAGAGACACGATTCAAAAAATTCTTCCGGAAACCTTGGCGCAGGCGTTCCGGAAGAACGTCGAACAAATGTCGTTCAATTATCAATCGTTTTCGGAGAACGTTTGA